From Pseudomonas sp. stari2, a single genomic window includes:
- a CDS encoding DeoR/GlpR family DNA-binding transcription regulator gives MHDHSASELPSLRRQKILLILERDGKVMASELSQHFAVSEDTIRRDLAELDNAGLVQRVHGGALPRPKDTGKDYFTRISETDEVKTSLAQLAAGRVKDGQIVLFDSGTTTLQIARSLPSDISITAVTTSPMTAITLAEYKGIKVILAGGQLNLATMSVSGHETVRLLQSIKADLLFTGVCAIHPEVGLSSLYFDEVPVKQALFDSAAQVIAVTTADKLGAVEPFVVAPCSRVHTLITERHMASGNAEDYRRLGIEVEQLQD, from the coding sequence ATGCACGATCATTCCGCTTCCGAGCTTCCCTCCCTGCGTCGGCAGAAAATCCTGCTGATCCTCGAACGAGACGGCAAGGTCATGGCCTCCGAGTTGAGCCAGCATTTTGCGGTGTCCGAAGACACCATCCGCCGCGATCTGGCCGAACTGGACAATGCGGGGCTGGTGCAACGGGTACATGGCGGGGCGTTGCCGCGACCGAAGGACACCGGCAAGGATTACTTCACGCGGATCAGTGAAACCGACGAGGTAAAGACCAGCCTTGCGCAGCTCGCGGCGGGGCGAGTGAAGGACGGGCAGATCGTGCTGTTCGATTCCGGCACCACCACCTTGCAGATCGCCCGTTCGTTGCCTTCGGATATCTCGATCACCGCCGTGACCACGTCACCGATGACGGCGATCACCCTGGCTGAATACAAGGGGATCAAGGTGATTCTGGCGGGCGGCCAGTTGAATCTGGCGACGATGTCGGTCAGTGGCCACGAGACCGTGCGACTGCTGCAAAGTATCAAGGCTGACCTGTTGTTCACCGGGGTTTGCGCGATTCATCCGGAAGTGGGGTTGAGTTCGCTGTATTTCGATGAAGTGCCGGTGAAACAGGCGTTGTTCGACAGTGCGGCGCAGGTGATCGCCGTGACCACGGCGGACAAGCTGGGGGCGGTGGAGCCGTTTGTGGTGGCGCCGTGCAGCCGGGTGCATACGTTGATTACCGAGCGGCATATGGCGTCGGGGAATGCCGAGGATTATCGGCGGTTGGGGATTGAGGTCGAACAGTTGCAGGACTGA
- a CDS encoding glutamine synthetase family protein produces the protein MKFAAIEDARNFLDQNPDIDMIELFILDANGVPRGKLLHREELLAVYESGRPLPSTILGLTVHGEDVENSGLVWDVGDIDCRAYPLEGSLVRLPWRQIPTAAVQVSMHPEQGMPASIADPRHLLIKVIDRLKAEGYHPVMACELEFYLLDAKRDHNGRPQPALDADGGRPRHTQVYGLRELEQIEPFLADLYSACKLHGIPARTAISEYAPGQVEITLEHGDALEAMDQAVRYKRLVKAVAHKHGMQATFMAKPFDDLAGTGMHMHVSLADADGRNLFASENPAGTPLLRTAIGGMLASLLDSLLLFCPNANSYRRFQANSYAPLAPTWGVDNRTVSLRVPGGPANTRHIEHRICGADANPYLAAAAILAGIHRGIKEDIDPGEPVQGNGYAQAKELLPTDWLTSLTALEKSVWARDALGQEFLGVYLAVKRAEYRLFMAEVGEQDWRWYLTEA, from the coding sequence ATGAAATTCGCAGCCATTGAAGACGCACGCAATTTTCTGGATCAGAACCCCGACATCGACATGATCGAGCTGTTCATCCTCGACGCCAACGGCGTGCCGCGCGGCAAGTTGTTGCACCGCGAAGAACTGCTCGCCGTGTACGAAAGCGGTCGCCCGCTGCCAAGCACCATCCTCGGCCTGACCGTGCACGGCGAGGACGTGGAAAACTCCGGGCTGGTGTGGGACGTCGGCGACATCGACTGCCGCGCCTACCCGCTGGAAGGCAGTCTGGTACGCCTGCCATGGCGGCAGATTCCGACTGCGGCGGTGCAAGTCAGCATGCACCCGGAACAAGGCATGCCGGCGAGCATTGCCGATCCGCGTCATTTGTTGATCAAGGTCATCGACCGCTTGAAAGCCGAGGGTTATCACCCGGTGATGGCCTGCGAGCTGGAGTTCTATCTGCTCGACGCCAAACGCGATCACAACGGTCGCCCGCAACCAGCGCTGGATGCCGACGGCGGCCGACCGAGGCACACCCAGGTCTATGGTTTGCGTGAGCTGGAGCAGATCGAACCGTTCCTCGCCGACCTCTACAGCGCCTGCAAACTGCACGGTATTCCGGCGCGCACGGCCATCTCGGAATACGCGCCGGGCCAGGTGGAAATCACCCTTGAACACGGCGATGCGCTGGAGGCGATGGACCAGGCCGTGCGCTACAAACGGCTGGTCAAAGCCGTGGCGCACAAGCACGGAATGCAAGCGACCTTCATGGCCAAACCCTTCGATGATCTGGCCGGCACCGGCATGCACATGCATGTCAGTCTCGCCGATGCCGATGGGCGCAATCTGTTTGCCTCCGAGAATCCGGCCGGCACGCCGCTGCTGCGTACCGCGATTGGCGGGATGCTCGCCTCGTTGCTGGATTCGCTGCTGCTGTTCTGCCCCAACGCCAACTCCTACCGCCGTTTCCAGGCCAACAGCTATGCGCCACTGGCGCCGACCTGGGGGGTCGACAACCGCACCGTCAGCCTGCGCGTACCCGGCGGCCCGGCCAACACCCGGCACATCGAACACCGCATCTGCGGCGCCGATGCCAACCCGTATCTGGCAGCGGCGGCAATTCTCGCGGGCATTCATCGCGGCATAAAAGAAGACATCGATCCGGGCGAACCGGTGCAAGGCAACGGCTATGCGCAGGCGAAGGAATTGCTACCGACGGACTGGCTGACTTCGCTTACGGCACTGGAAAAATCGGTGTGGGCGCGGGACGCCTTGGGGCAGGAATTTCTCGGGGTGTATCTGGCGGTGAAGCGTGCGGAATACCGGCTGTTCATGGCCGAAGTGGGTGAGCAGGACTGGCGTTGGTACCTGACCGAAGCCTGA
- a CDS encoding NAD(P)/FAD-dependent oxidoreductase encodes MTERSNSYYTATLNRDTDYPALQGRHKVDVVIIGGGFTGVATAVELAEKGLKVAIVESHKIGWGATGRNGGQVTGSLSGDGAMRKQMRNTLGDEVDDFIWHLRWRGHEIIKQRVEKYGIECDLKHGHLHAAYKPSHMAGLRSDYDEAVRRGMGDEVSLLDRSQVRDLLQSDLYHGAIKNTRNMHLHPLNLCIGEARAAESLGALIFENSEVLEIIHGDSPGVRTAHGRIDANQVLLAGDVYHKLEPGQLKGKIFPAMGGIVTTEPLGDLAKQINPEDLAVYDCRFVLDYYRLTADGRLLFGGGANYSGKDSRDIAGELRPCIEQTFPALKGVKIDYQWSCAMGIVINRIPQLGKLSDNVWYCQGYSGHGIATTHIMGEIMSRAITGQMQQFDTFAACSHIRVPMGDLLGNPMLAAGMWYYQMLEKLR; translated from the coding sequence ATGACTGAACGCAGCAATTCCTACTACACCGCGACCCTCAACCGCGACACCGACTACCCGGCCCTGCAAGGCCGGCACAAGGTCGATGTGGTGATCATCGGCGGCGGTTTCACCGGCGTCGCCACCGCCGTCGAACTGGCCGAAAAAGGCCTGAAAGTTGCCATCGTCGAAAGCCACAAAATCGGCTGGGGCGCCACCGGACGCAATGGCGGTCAGGTCACCGGCAGCCTGTCCGGCGACGGCGCGATGCGTAAGCAGATGCGCAACACATTGGGCGATGAGGTCGACGATTTCATCTGGCATCTGCGCTGGCGCGGCCACGAAATCATCAAACAGCGCGTCGAGAAATACGGGATCGAGTGCGACCTGAAACACGGCCACTTGCACGCGGCCTACAAGCCGAGCCACATGGCCGGTTTGCGCAGTGATTATGACGAAGCCGTGCGTCGCGGCATGGGCGATGAAGTCAGCCTGCTCGACCGCAGCCAGGTGCGCGACCTGCTGCAAAGCGACCTCTATCACGGCGCGATCAAGAACACCCGCAACATGCATTTGCATCCGCTCAACCTGTGTATCGGCGAGGCGCGGGCGGCGGAAAGCCTTGGCGCGTTGATCTTCGAAAACAGCGAAGTGCTGGAGATCATCCACGGCGACAGTCCCGGCGTGCGCACTGCTCACGGCCGGATCGACGCCAATCAGGTGCTGCTGGCCGGTGATGTCTACCACAAGCTCGAACCTGGCCAGCTCAAAGGCAAGATCTTCCCGGCCATGGGCGGCATCGTCACCACCGAGCCGCTGGGCGATCTGGCAAAGCAGATCAACCCCGAAGACCTCGCCGTTTACGACTGCCGCTTTGTCCTCGACTACTACCGCCTCACCGCCGACGGCCGCCTGCTGTTCGGCGGCGGCGCCAACTACAGCGGCAAGGACTCACGGGACATCGCCGGCGAACTGCGCCCGTGCATCGAACAGACCTTCCCGGCGCTCAAAGGGGTGAAGATCGACTACCAGTGGAGCTGCGCGATGGGCATCGTCATCAACCGCATCCCGCAACTGGGCAAGCTCTCGGACAACGTCTGGTATTGTCAGGGCTACTCCGGTCACGGCATCGCCACGACCCACATCATGGGCGAAATCATGAGCCGGGCAATCACCGGGCAGATGCAGCAGTTCGACACGTTTGCCGCGTGCTCACACATTCGCGTGCCAATGGGGGATCTGCTGGGGAATCCGATGCTGGCAGCGGGCATGTGGTACTACCAGATGCTGGAAAAACTGCGCTGA
- a CDS encoding transporter suffix domain-containing protein, with amino-acid sequence MDTPQDPVAPTSATWRFKVGVAIICLMLGSWLMVPIAAALGVPGSKVAALTGVLFISNKVLLLLVIAVMGKAGFAELKRTIGRHVSGMIPTPVAEVSPMRHRVGVVMFCLPLLSAFLEPYFDNFWPGLRPNLWQMQLLGDLMFIGSFFVLGSNFWEKAHALFVRKARVVTD; translated from the coding sequence ATGGACACTCCTCAAGATCCGGTTGCACCGACCAGCGCTACCTGGCGCTTCAAGGTCGGTGTGGCGATTATTTGCCTGATGCTCGGTTCATGGCTGATGGTGCCGATTGCCGCGGCACTCGGTGTGCCCGGCTCGAAAGTTGCGGCGTTGACCGGCGTGTTGTTCATCAGCAACAAGGTGCTGTTGCTGTTGGTGATCGCGGTGATGGGCAAGGCCGGGTTCGCTGAACTGAAGCGCACGATTGGCCGGCATGTCTCGGGGATGATTCCGACGCCGGTGGCTGAGGTCTCGCCGATGCGGCATCGGGTGGGCGTGGTGATGTTTTGCCTGCCGCTGCTCAGCGCCTTTCTGGAACCTTATTTCGACAACTTCTGGCCAGGCCTGCGGCCGAATCTGTGGCAGATGCAACTGCTCGGTGACCTGATGTTCATCGGCAGTTTCTTTGTGCTGGGCAGCAATTTCTGGGAGAAGGCCCACGCGTTGTTCGTGCGCAAGGCGCGGGTGGTGACGGATTGA